One genomic window of Elaeis guineensis isolate ETL-2024a chromosome 2, EG11, whole genome shotgun sequence includes the following:
- the LOC105045322 gene encoding probable polygalacturonase At1g80170, which produces MMMEMVDGCRRKRSSPSIAVMLFLLLLVCCSSSPSQVLSPLIIRQLPRSSSSNSTGAAVLVSVDDFGAKGDGCTDDTKAFKDAWEFACLSPLRTILQIPAENVYLVRPVDFAGPCKAKLTMLVSGTIIAPSDPDIWQGLDPHKWLYFHGIRQLVLGGGGTINGMGQEWWARSCKRNATNPCRHAPTAVTFHRSKHLTIHDLTLMNSQQMHMAFTTCSHVRASRLKVVAPAESPNTDGIHISASVSVVVADTMIRTGDDCISIVSNSSDILVKNIVCGPGHGISIGSLGKSATYAQVHNVRVDGCLITNAENGARIKTWQGGRGYARKIVFQNIWMKNVSNPIIIDQYYCDSSHPCKNQTSAVKVDEISFIDIKGTSATEHAIKFACSDTFPCVKIFLKDINFSLESGGNATAYCWKASGFTSGLVYPPSCLSSSDQHMNHVIKQSVNSTTGKLDS; this is translated from the exons ATGATGATGGAAATGGTCGATGGGTGCAGGAGGAAGAGATCATCTCCATCCATTGCTGTGATGctgttcctcctcctcctcgtttGCTGCTCCTCGTCTCCATCTCAAGTCCTCTCTCCTCTGATCATCCGGCAGCTCCCCCGTTCTTCGTCCAGCAACAGTACAGGGGCGGCCGTGCTCGTGTCCGTGGATGATTTCGGAGCAAAAGGAGATGGCTGTACCGATGATACCAAG GCCTTTAAAGATGCTTGGGAGTTTGCCTGTTTATCACCACTAAGAACCATCCTTCAAATTCCGGCAGAAAATGTATATTTGGTCCGTCCAGTCGACTTTGCTGGACCTTGTAAAGCAAAGCTGACAATGTTG GTTTCAGGAACTATCATCGCTCCATCAGATCCTGATATCTGGCAGGGGCTGGATCCTCATAAATGGCTATATTTCCATGGAATAAGACAGCTGGTATTAGGAGGTGGAGGGACTATCAATGGCATGGGACAGGAATGGTGGGCACGGTCTTGCAAGAGAAATGCGACGAAT CCATGCCGGCACGCTCCTACG GCGGTTACTTTTCATCGGAGCAAGCATCTTACCATCCATGACCTGACTCTGATGAATAGTCAGCAGATGCATATGGCATTCACCACATGTTCTCATGTTCGAGCATCTCGTTTGAAAGTGGTTGCACCTGCTGAGAGCCCCAACACTGATGGAATTCATATAAGTGCATCAGTCTCTGTTGTGGTTGCAGATACTATGATTAGAACAG GAGATGACTGCATATCTATAGTCAGCAATTCTTCTGATATCCTAGTTAAAAACATCGTCTGTGGACCTGGTCATGGAATAAG TATTGGAAGCTTGGGCAAATCGGCAACCTATGCTCAAGTGCACAATGTTCGAGTGGATGGATGCCTGATTACTAACGCTGAAAATGGAGCAAGGATCAAGACTTGGCAG GGAGGTCGTGGCTATGCTCGCAAAATAGTTTTCCAGAACATTTGGATGAAGAATGTCTCAAACCCAATAATCATCGACCAGTACTACTGTGACTCATCCCACCCATGTAAAAACCAG ACATCAGCTGTGAAGGTGGATGAGATTTCTTTCATTGACATAAAGGGAACTTCAGCAACAGAGCATGCAATTAAGTTCGCTTGCAGCGACACATTTCCATGTGTGAAAATATTTCTGAAAGATATTAATTTTTCCTTGGAGTCTGGTGGGAATGCTACGGCTTATTGTTGGAAGGCGTCAGGCTTCACCTCTGGTTTAGTGTATCCACCCTCTTGCCTGTCAAGTTCTGACCAGCACATGAACCATGTTATCAAGCAAAGTGTTAATTCAACTACAGGGAAGCTGGATTCGTAG